The Couchioplanes caeruleus nucleotide sequence GATGCGTTCGTGTGGCTGGGGCTGCACGAGCCCGACGAGGCGACCATGGCCTCGATCGCGCGGACGTTCGGGCTGCACGAGCTGACCGCCGTGCAGGCCGCGGCCGCGGGGCACCGGCCGGTTGCCGAGACGCTCGGGGACGTGACGCGGCTGGTGCTGCGTACGGCCCGGTACGTCGAGCACGAGGAACTGACTGCCACCAGCGAGGTCGTCGACACCGGTGACGTCACCGTGCTGCTGGGGCCGTGGTTCGTGATCACCGTGCGGCACGGGGCGGCGGGTGCGCTGACCGCCGTACGCGAAGAGCTGGAAGCGCGACCGGCGCTGCTGGCCGAGGGGCCGTGGGCCGTCGCGTACGCCGTCTGTGACCGGATGGTGGAGCTGTACCTGGACGTCGCCGGGCACGTGGAGCGGGACCTGGAGGCTCTGGAGGAGACGACGTTCGCGGTGGACAAGGCGCCCGACATCGCCCACATCTACCAGTTGAAGCGCGAGATGGTGGAGTTCAAGCGCGCGGTGCTGCCCCTGCAGGAGCCGTTGCAGCGGTTGCTCGACCGCGGGGTGGTGCCGGACGGCCTGTATCCGTACCTTGTGGACGTACGGGGTCGCCTCGCGCGGGCGGTGGATCGGGTCGCGGGCTTCGACGAGCTGCTGAACTCGATCCTGCAGGCCCGCCTCGCGCAGGTCTCCGTGGATCAGAACAACGACATGCGCAAGATCGCGTCGTGGGCGGCCATCGCCGCGGCGCAGACGGCCATCGCCGGGGTGTACGGGATGAACTTCGAGGTCATGCCCGAGCTTCGGCTGCGCTACGGCTACTACGGCGCGCTGGCTCTCATGGCCGTGGCGGCGGTCGTGCTGTACCGCCGATTGAAGAAGGTGGGTTGGTTGTGACCATCGCGGAGCCGGACGACCGCTGGTCCGAGCTGGGCCGGCAGGCGTGCGTGACCCTCGCGCCCCTGTTCACCGCCGTCGAGCACGTCG carries:
- a CDS encoding magnesium and cobalt transport protein CorA produces the protein MFGWRRREPYLIPRTLGRIIEGLSRSRPEAPRQVRRSNPDAVVDCAVYQAGGRRSGRAHYADAVKAVARQRDAFVWLGLHEPDEATMASIARTFGLHELTAVQAAAAGHRPVAETLGDVTRLVLRTARYVEHEELTATSEVVDTGDVTVLLGPWFVITVRHGAAGALTAVREELEARPALLAEGPWAVAYAVCDRMVELYLDVAGHVERDLEALEETTFAVDKAPDIAHIYQLKREMVEFKRAVLPLQEPLQRLLDRGVVPDGLYPYLVDVRGRLARAVDRVAGFDELLNSILQARLAQVSVDQNNDMRKIASWAAIAAAQTAIAGVYGMNFEVMPELRLRYGYYGALALMAVAAVVLYRRLKKVGWL